One genomic window of Macrobrachium rosenbergii isolate ZJJX-2024 chromosome 51, ASM4041242v1, whole genome shotgun sequence includes the following:
- the LOC136833329 gene encoding uncharacterized protein, with protein sequence MKEFKHGGPATAVVLLLIILATQVMQHRRNASNERILSRQKRLLFFTSNRRFALPPTTALAITFTLNVPFFSNLPTGYSSNMLFSVPIVVSFDDLGLTSAENPFGLWPFRKRRDVPNFRHFPEYGHVPKDVPVVDLSDGERSVVYQVLEGVLRNMGLEGSPCLQRAICEYYQDPLKYHGFFGEMLELLLSPSNSKDAHMHLAEYVAAEKMGKTTKKCDAYESLCPRSLYRNGTAEHIAVDAKDRQKRFIYITRDRRLTFPPTSTIFVTFSLSLPAGHLFTTGYGSEYR encoded by the exons ATGAAGGAATTCAAACATGGGGGACCAGCCACCGCCGTGGTGTTGCTCCTCATCATCCTTGCGACGCAAGTTATGCAGCACCGCAg AAATGCTAGCAACGAAAGGATCCTGTCCCGCCAAAAGAGACTCTTATTCTTCACCTCCAACCGACGTTTTGCGCTGCCTCCCACGACGGCGCTGGCCATAACGTTCACCCTTAACGTGCCCTTCTTCAGCAACTTGCCCACTGGTTATAGCAGCAATATGCTCTTCAGCGTACCCATAGTTG taAGTTTTGATGACTTGGGACTGACGTCAGCCGAGAATCCTTTTGGCTTGTGGCCTTTCAGAAAAAGGCGTGACGTGCCCAACTTCAGGCATTTTCCCGAGTACGGGCATGTTCCCAAGGACGTGCCCGTCGTTGACCTCTCCGACGGAGAAAG GAGCGTTGTGTATCAGGTGTTGGAAGGCGTGTTACGCAATATGGGTCTAGAGGGCTCGCCTTGTTTGCAGCGGGCTATCTGCGAATACTACCAGGATCCGCTGAAATATCACGGGTTTTTTGGTGAAATGCTCGAGTTGCTCCTCAG CCCTAGCAACTCCAAAGACGCCCATATGCACCTGGCGGAGTATGTCGCTGCAGAGAAGATGGGGAAAACGACTAAGAAGTGCGACGCCTATGAGTCGCTCTGTCCCCGATCCTTGTATAGGAATGGAACTGCTGAGCACATTGCCGT AGATGCCAAGGACCGCCAGAAACGTTTCATCTACATCACACGTGACAGGCGACTGACCTTCCCTCCCACCTCCACCATCTTCGTGACCTTCTCTCTGAGCCTGCCCGCTGGGCATCTGTTTACCACTGGGTATGGATCAGAATATCGATAA